The Oncorhynchus mykiss isolate Arlee chromosome 10, USDA_OmykA_1.1, whole genome shotgun sequence nucleotide sequence ccatatgcacattttcccatcAGAGGGGTGTGTCCAGTTTTACGTACACACAGTAAGCCTTTCTTGTTGCAGATAACAAGCTGTATGTGATGaggtagtgcacataaaaatgacTTTTGCAGTTAAATTCCCATGTGCCGATAAAGTGGTTTCCATcttattttcaactctactgatggcaCATGCGCTCTATCCAACACCACGCAGATACAGTGAGGGTATATAGTCTACGTGAtaagattattatggacaaaagagcaagatTATTTTTATTAGTTAAACGGCAGCCAAACATCAATCattatgtcaccagaataagaccctcaatatttattgaaaaggagcatcaagctcatcaccgtgaaCTTTCCCCACCctgttcatcataacttattgaATCTctagtctaataaactgcatgctttcccgagtcgtagtgggaggaccacacaacatatcattgcgtgcctccaagtttacttcgatatgatgaatattatatcaatatttgcggaTAAAAgcatttccaccgccatttctcgcattattaattttaccgacacaaagaTCCAACCTTGTTTAGTGTATTTTGATTTGTCGACATCTGGAAAGTTGACCGAAAAAActtgctgtttccatcaggcctgtagtGAATATTTTGTTCCGACATGTATTTTACTTATAGAAAAagagttggatggaaacctggttattgaGGAACTactgtcattctcaatggatgtaaaaacagacattGTTTAggttacttgctgtttgaggagaagaaaaaaattaCAATGAGAAGCACCCCAgatcattagtggtggtgagttaagacaatcagaaatactatcagacatccccaaataGGCACATTTATACATTTGtgtgcaggccaggtagcctaggcctacttctatgtgtaatcaggtgaGAGTCcatactcaacattgacaggagctctccaaacaaaaCACAATGAATAAATAGCCATTTATGGAAAACCAATGCAATTTCAAAACAAATGCAAGTTCACTGATTTACTCCATTTTATCAAATTGCTTGGCGTGCCTTATGTTACTAATGTCTGGTCTATGTTATAGAGTGGAAtggtttttctgctggtgtatcctgaggaAGCTCCTCTCTGAGATCCTCTTGCGCACAGACAAACTGCTTTTCTCCcatgtggaccttcaggtgcatcttcagctgGTGCTGGTGGGAaaacctcttctcacactgggggcaACTGTAggatttctcccctgtgtggaccgtctggtgcctcttcaggcttGATGAGTGGGAgaagcgcatgtgacactgggtacagctgaagggtttcacccctgtgtggaccctctggtgcctcttcaggttgcAAGCCTGGGCAaagcgcatgtgacactgggtacagctgaagggttttacccctgtgtggaccctctggtggatctccaccttctgggggcagctgaagcctttgctacagaacatgcagaggaaccgtttATCTTTACTACTGCCTGATGTGGCTCCCCCTCCCTGAGGCTGGGCTCTAGCCTGGTCGTTTGAGTTAAATACCTGATGGAAAAGGATGCGGCCGTGTGAATCGGATGGACCCATCGACGTGGACACTGGCTCACGATCCCTGAGTGCGTGCAAAGGGGAGTGGGTCGTGATATTTGTATTTGTCTCTAAGCTTTCCCTGTAATCTAAAAAATCTCTGCCTTGTGAGTGTCCTTCTCCTAAGTGAGTCTCGTCTACATTCCATGTGGGAGGAGCGTCGCCCTCCACTTTCACTTTATCTACGACTATAACCTCCCCTTGCTTATCTTGGCACCCTCcagagtatacactactactgtaccggttccagtcccctctagaTAGATCAGTCTGTGTCTCTAAACCCAAGGGCATGTTGTCAGggtccatctctgtagtgtaAGAACATGACGGATCATTACCAGTTTCTAACACATCACCAGAGTCCCGATGGGAATGAACCGTCCTCGGGCTTGGGTTACCGTCTAGTAAATATTCTGAGTCGAGAGCAGGACAGCCCAGTGGCCCCAGCTccagtctctctgggtctgatctGTGGTCAGATCCTGTCTGTAAGAGCCTTTGTGTTTCTGTGACTGTCTCGGACTTGAGGATGGCGTTGGGCGTTCTACTGGCCTCCCTAATGCTGCATCGGGTCCTGGACTGGAGCGTGGAAGCAGTTGAGAGTTCTTCCGTGGCTACAGGGGGCGCCACTCCAGCCGCTGCTCCAGTCtggatgtctgtgctgtgtcgTGGGTCCTCTCCTTCAGTCCTCTCCTGCTTGACCCCAGGACCTGCAGCCTCTGCATCTGCAGACTGACACAAGGGGACGTTATTACTGGAACATGAGATGAATTGGATAACAATGTTGTAGGGAAGTCTCACAATGTCCGCTGTGGCAGATAATGTAAGCAAGTGAATAGCTGATTGGAGTCTTTCTGAAATAAACTGGCCACATTTGATGTACTGTAATTTTGATGTAATACTattacactaacctctatcacaataacgtgctgggttgaggttccactcccctcatcaacagtgattggttggtcatctctccatgtattgtggCCCGCTAgcttcacaaagctcctgtggcctccagtgagatgtccttcacctgagagTGATTGGGGGAAAGATGTGGTTAGGTACTGTCAATGCTCAAAGGTATATTGTACACTAGTAACAGTTTTTTGACACTGTCTAGAATTGGCAAGGATATAAGGTAACACTTCTCATAACTTCGTGTTATACTATTTATAGATCGACTGATGGTGCTCCATGCATCACATTGTTTTCGATTATTAAATAATTGGAAATGCAGTAAATCAATCTGGTTAGAATATGATGCGTCTTTGTGCAAGATAGCTAAGTAATCTGGGTAATAGCATACTATCCAAAAATGCTGGGTAACACATCTGAACACATGTGCAGAGGGAACGGaaatgtacctcttgccattcctctgtatcggtcagggatcttgacactactgggacgactGGCGCAGATGCGCTCCCGTGCCACCTTCAGTTCCAGTAGCTGTAATTTCCTTCGCAatgccctgttttctttctggctttgagttatttccaaCCGAAATACTGCATAGTCGTCGTCAACGAGTttacagatctctgccacggctgcatttgctagcacctccatgatggaggctatttgagcGTTAAAAACCATACAGTTAACGTTAGCCATTGTTCGCTAGCTAGCGTTACCTAGATAACATCAATCAACCAAGTCCTGTCTCCAACGCGAATTAAAGACTACATGGAGTATGTATGTGATGCTGTGCAGTTAAATTAGTCATATTTTGAATTCCATGGTGTTAATAATAAACGTCTAAATATAAAACGCTAACGTAAAAATTGTTCCTTGTCATTGTTTACTTCCGTTTCTACAGAAGAGAAAGGGTGTTTATTGGGAGCGTCATTGGTCAAAGGGTGTGGCTAAATGGAAAAGGGTCTGCGCGCCGTTCTTTGAAATACGGTACTGCTTTACATGACACATCAAAACTTTTATTCATGATCATTATCTTCAAGCGGTCGTCACTAACTCCCACAGACAGAATTATTGCAAATCCCCGCCTTAAAAAAAAGTATCTTAAAGGAAaggttcacccattttgaatgttatattgcTTTTGTGCACCTCTGGGTGATGTTCTAGCGATTCCAAGGgccatttcatgttttcatgtgtatctgatgGAAAAGGATGCGGCAGGCAGAAATCCGACCGGTATGACGTAGGCACCGTGTTAAGTCTCTCGCTgcactggaagttaataggaatacGACTTTTAGATCGCGAAAACGtctatcatacatgtcagatttcaatactagCCGATGTCATAACTCGGGGAgtgttatgttctgttaatttactgatgtcccctttaaggatggagcacccttggtcatgcgcagtgttgttcaatgttattctggtactaactcgtttgagtaaatgtgaagctccagttcaattgcttgtattcagagtctttcttattacataaataagtactaagtgttaagacactacaaggaggatgtcttctctcgaATGAGCCATTGGTCATATTTTGCGATATTCCTACCTCGGGAAATGTTGGGACGATTATGTCCAATTTCAAGTAACCACCTGCTGCCTTAAAGAAACGTTCAGTCATATAGAATGGTGGTTTAAAACCCACCGCTGCATATACATATTAGCCAATACCTTGCAATACAATCTTCTCTAAAAACCGCTGGGCAAAATATATACAATGTGCTCTAGAATAAGATGACCATAGATTGATTTCTAAACCAGATGAGTCCTCATGTCAGCAGATTGCCCAATGCCATGGTGGGCATGCATAGTGTTGGATTTATTGGAATATACGGTATGGAGAACGATAGTCTGCAGGGTTACAGAAAAGGGAGTTGGGAAATTCAAGTTTGAGCTTCATCTATTAAATGTTCAGTTAATGGGAATATATTTAGGTGGTTTAACTGATTAGCCTCGTTCCCAGTTACCTTTAAAAAGTTGACAGTGCCAAATTCTTGCCAATCTATTATTCTACTACTAACTATGATTGAGTGTGAGGAATCTTTTCCACAATGTCCGTTTCATGCATATACATTTGAATAAAGAACATTGTCACATTTAGTGTTTCACCGTTTATTAAGtacaaagacaaatagaaaaaGGTGTCTCAGGAAGTATTTGAAGTATCTAAATATAGTGTAACCTACCAATCAATGTATATTGGTAGGGCTTAAGATTGTGTGGTCCAGCGACGAGAACTCTACCATCTACGGCAAAAGCCTGGGCTCCTGACAGGGACAATAGAATTATTATCACTGCATGTTACAATGGTAAAACATAATCTGTTTGTCACCTTGTCAAAACTGATTCTACATTGAATTTAGTCTTCGAGATGCTCTAACAAGAACGTGTATCTGTAGCTGGGGATTCGGTGCTCTTCAATTCTAAAAGGCACTACACTGTGTAGACTGTTGTGGTGGTtcatttctttactatcaaatgaggagagacaaacttatcacacaagccccattcatgggcaacgttagctagttaacactattCTTCTACATTAGGTActtattgaacttccatcctctcaggccagggacaCAACAATGTATTAATTCATGGTTGGATCAAAATCACCAATCTGGCCAATtcttggccagtacggagaaagAAGTAAAATCACAAGTCCAAACCCTTATCTCCATCCATGGATAATTTAGGAAAGTgaccattttagctagctagctaccgtaggacaacacaacgagatgcaacaattcaagtttctGTCAATGAAATGTGCTCTCAATGCGATTTGATAGGAGGGACATCtaaatccaagctggcttcccttgacacttttatTTGGTGCGCTAGGATCATTCAGTTGAACTCGGCCAGTTTAGCACCAATGTTGATTGGCaaatttgtatacatttttttttctcaagggaggccaaatgctcgctggcttcccttgccttcaatgctaccggtggcaacaatgtcatacacgtttggaccagacagcatcagatagatggcctacacctggagagacagaggggtgctgtttccctCACTCGAATGCTTTCTTCTTGTTCAAACAAGttttattgaacacacacacgAATGGTGTGTAGGTATTTTGTAGAAAAGACAAGTATGCAATTAttatctaaacataaaagagcAGACAGAAACTACAAGAGTAAATTAAGTAaattatataaaataataataataataaaataaattatataaaATAAGACATACAGAACAAGGACAGGTAAACAGAAAGGGGGCAGATGTTACCCCCCTTATCCCCCATTCCTCCCCCTGCTCGGGTGCCGAGGCAAGCACTTGCCGCCCAAGGGTAGATTAAAATACTACAGTGAGAGTGGATTAAAACGTACAAATTCACAGCGCCGAATGGTCGAAGCAATATTTGATGGATTTTATCAAATGTTGATAAGTTATTGTTCAGAATAATCAAATTATTTCTAAGTGTACAGTGTGTACTAATTCACTTGAGCCATAGTTTGgtaaaggtacagtgccttgcgaaagtattcggcccccttgaactttgcgaccttttgccacatttcaggcttcaaacataaagatataaaactgtatttttttgtgaagaatcaacaacaagtgggacacaatcatgaagtggaacgacatttattggatatttcaaacttttttaacaaatcaaaaactgaaaaattgggcgtgcaaaattattcagcccccttaagttaatactttgtagcgccaccttttgctgcgattacagctgtaagttgcttggggtatgcctctatcagttttgcacatcgagag carries:
- the LOC110534714 gene encoding zinc finger and BTB domain-containing protein 18-like, with product MANVNCMVFNAQIASIMEVLANAAVAEICKLVDDDYAVFRLEITQSQKENRALRRKLQLLELKVARERICASRPSSVKIPDRYRGMARGEGHLTGGHRSFVKLAGHNTWRDDQPITVDEGSGTSTQHVIVIESADAEAAGPGVKQERTEGEDPRHSTDIQTGAAAGVAPPVATEELSTASTLQSRTRCSIREASRTPNAILKSETVTETQRLLQTGSDHRSDPERLELGPLGCPALDSEYLLDGNPSPRTVHSHRDSGDVLETGNDPSCSYTTEMDPDNMPLGLETQTDLSRGDWNRYSSSVYSGGCQDKQGEVIVVDKVKVEGDAPPTWNVDETHLGEGHSQGRDFLDYRESLETNTNITTHSPLHALRDREPVSTSMGPSDSHGRILFHQVFNSNDQARAQPQGGGATSGSSKDKRFLCMFCSKGFSCPQKVEIHQRVHTGVKPFSCTQCHMRFAQACNLKRHQRVHTGVKPFSCTQCHMRFSHSSSLKRHQTVHTGEKSYSCPQCEKRFSHQHQLKMHLKVHMGEKQFVCAQEDLREELPQDTPAEKPFHSIT